In the genome of Kitasatospora cineracea, one region contains:
- a CDS encoding MFS transporter, whose translation MGRRALGRQFGWLWASYAVSAYGSGLGFGALPLIAVLVLHAGPAEVSVLSAVGPAVGALVAVPLAPRVEFRRKRPVMVAADLVRCAAMASVPAAYAFGLLGFVQLLLVSVLVAAARIAFNAASGAHLKALVRPEDLLVANSRLESTNWSSIAVGPPLGGAAIGLFGPVATVLADAVSYLLSALGLAAIGGREAPPPAAPPGRGRTAGLLDGWRHLLGDPELRALYLNNLLVSGLIMATEPLLAVLLLRQLAFPPWQYALAFAAPCLGGLLGSRLAPRVVARYGRPAVFRTVGTLRAVWLIGLVLVRPGLPGLLTVIAVELAIVVNMSLYTPVLATHRLERTPTHLLARTLTAWSIGQQAAIAGLTALAGLLAHATTPRTALAVIGLLVLPTPLLLPRPARTPAAAPGVGPGPAVRGAGSESA comes from the coding sequence GTGGGCAGGAGAGCGCTGGGACGGCAGTTCGGCTGGCTGTGGGCGTCGTACGCGGTCAGTGCGTACGGGTCCGGGCTGGGGTTCGGGGCGCTGCCGCTGATCGCGGTGCTGGTGCTGCACGCGGGGCCCGCCGAGGTGTCGGTGCTGTCGGCGGTGGGGCCGGCGGTGGGGGCGCTGGTCGCGGTGCCGTTGGCGCCCCGGGTGGAGTTCCGGCGCAAGCGGCCGGTGATGGTGGCGGCGGACCTGGTCCGGTGCGCGGCGATGGCCAGCGTCCCGGCGGCCTACGCGTTCGGCCTGCTCGGGTTCGTCCAACTGCTGCTGGTCTCGGTGCTGGTCGCCGCCGCCAGGATCGCGTTCAACGCGGCCAGTGGCGCCCACCTCAAGGCGCTGGTCCGGCCGGAGGACCTGCTGGTGGCCAACTCCCGGCTGGAGTCCACCAACTGGAGCTCGATCGCGGTCGGGCCGCCGCTCGGCGGGGCGGCGATCGGGCTGTTCGGGCCGGTGGCGACCGTGCTGGCCGACGCGGTCAGCTACCTGCTCTCCGCGCTCGGCCTCGCCGCGATCGGCGGCCGCGAGGCGCCGCCCCCGGCCGCCCCGCCCGGCCGCGGCCGGACGGCCGGGCTGCTCGACGGCTGGCGGCACCTGCTGGGCGATCCCGAACTGCGGGCGCTGTACCTCAACAACCTGCTGGTCTCCGGCCTGATCATGGCCACCGAACCCCTGCTCGCCGTCCTCCTGCTGCGCCAACTCGCCTTCCCCCCTTGGCAGTACGCCCTCGCCTTCGCCGCCCCCTGCCTCGGCGGCCTGCTCGGCTCCCGGCTGGCGCCCCGGGTGGTGGCCCGCTACGGCCGCCCCGCGGTCTTCCGGACCGTCGGCACCCTGCGCGCCGTCTGGCTGATCGGCCTGGTCCTCGTCCGGCCCGGCCTCCCCGGCCTGCTCACCGTGATCGCCGTCGAACTCGCCATCGTGGTGAACATGAGCCTCTACACCCCCGTCCTCGCCACCCACCGCCTCGAACGCACCCCCACCCACCTGCTCGCCCGCACCCTGACCGCCTGGTCGATCGGCCAGCAGGCCGCCATCGCGGGCCTCACCGCCCTCGCCGGCCTGCTCGCCCACGCCACCACGCCCCGCACCGCCCTCGCCGTCATCGGCCTGCTCGTCCTCCCCACCCCCCTCCTGCTGCCCCGTCCGGCCCGCACCCCGGCCGCGGCGCCCGGGGTCGGACCGGGGCCGGCCGTCCGCGGCGCCGGGAGCGAAAGCGCTTGA
- a CDS encoding MerR family transcriptional regulator, translated as MEEHLTVGRVAELAAVSVRTLHHYDEIGLVPASARTAAGYRAYSADDVERLREVLAYRRLGFGLGEIADLVDDPTADAVAHLRRLRGLLVEQRDRTAAMVTAIDRELEARALGIRTTPEEQLKVFGAQLYEVIGSAYPATRRTEPRIAARIWDALGDARTVLNVGAGTGSYEPPDRDVTAVEPSAVMRAQRPAGAAPCVAADAGRLPFADRSFDAAMAVSTVHHWPDPLAGLREMRRVARRVVVFTYDASTAGWLQRFWLTRDYLPEFAGLLADRPSLADMTRAIGGRAEPVPVPWDCADGFFEAHWRRPEAYLDEQVRRAVSVWTRVGPAAEQRAVNGLREDLASGRWAERNRDLVALDEAELGLRLLVA; from the coding sequence GTGGAAGAACACCTGACCGTGGGACGCGTGGCCGAGCTGGCCGCGGTGAGCGTCCGCACCCTGCATCACTACGACGAGATCGGCCTGGTGCCGGCGTCCGCGCGGACCGCGGCCGGGTACCGGGCGTACTCGGCGGACGACGTGGAGCGGCTGCGGGAGGTGCTCGCCTACCGGCGGCTGGGCTTCGGGCTGGGCGAGATCGCGGACCTGGTCGACGACCCGACCGCCGACGCGGTCGCGCACCTGCGCCGGCTGCGCGGCCTGCTGGTGGAGCAGCGCGACCGCACGGCCGCCATGGTGACGGCCATCGACCGGGAACTGGAGGCGCGGGCCTTGGGGATCAGGACGACACCGGAGGAGCAACTGAAAGTGTTCGGCGCGCAGTTGTACGAAGTCATCGGGTCCGCCTACCCGGCGACGCGGCGGACCGAGCCGCGGATCGCCGCGAGGATCTGGGACGCGCTCGGGGACGCCCGGACGGTCCTGAACGTCGGGGCCGGCACCGGCTCCTACGAACCCCCGGACCGCGACGTCACGGCGGTGGAACCGTCGGCGGTCATGCGGGCGCAGCGTCCCGCGGGCGCGGCGCCGTGCGTGGCCGCCGACGCGGGGCGCCTGCCGTTCGCGGACCGGTCCTTCGACGCCGCGATGGCGGTCAGCACCGTGCACCACTGGCCGGACCCGCTCGCCGGGCTGCGCGAGATGCGGCGGGTGGCCCGCCGGGTGGTGGTGTTCACGTACGACGCCAGTACGGCCGGCTGGCTCCAGCGGTTCTGGCTCACCCGCGACTACCTGCCCGAATTCGCCGGCCTGCTCGCCGACCGGCCCTCACTGGCCGACATGACCCGCGCGATCGGTGGCCGCGCGGAACCGGTGCCCGTCCCGTGGGACTGCGCCGACGGCTTCTTCGAGGCCCACTGGCGCCGGCCCGAGGCGTACCTGGACGAGCAGGTGCGCCGCGCGGTGTCGGTGTGGACCAGGGTCGGGCCGGCGGCCGAGCAGCGGGCGGTGAACGGCCTCCGCGAGGACCTCGCCTCGGGCCGGTGGGCCGAGCGCAACCGCGACCTCGTCGCGCTCGACGAGGCGGAGCTCGGCCTGCGCCTGCTCGTGGCCTGA